The DNA window ATGCTGCCCGCGTCGGACCGCCGTCGTGCGTCGGGTCGGGCCGTCCGTCGTCGTCGATCGACATTGCTACCACCGGAAGAGGGGGATCTCGAGGAGCGAAGGGATCGGCGACTTCCCGGGTCGCGACATGGTGATCGGCGTGATCCACTCGCACAGGCCGTATCCGACCTCGCCGTCCCAGGTGTAGCGGGTCGTGCAGTCGATGACCACCAGATCGGTCGGTGTCGTCGTCGTCCGTTCCGTTCCGAGGCAGAGCTCGGTGCCGGGAAGCTTGTGGGTGAAGTTGAGGGCGCCCTGGATCTCGCCTGGGATGTCGACCGGTCCTGAACCGAGGTCGAGCGAGATCATCACGGCCGAGGGATCCGCCGCGGCTGCGGTCAGGCTCGGCATCGACACGATGTCGGCCGGCTGGAACGCGCCGTCGGACCACACGAAGCAGTAACGCTTGTCATAGGCGGACGTCTCGAAGAAGATGTCGGCCGCCACGAACGTCTTTCCGTTCGGGAACTCGGCCCAGCAGAAGTCGCTCCCGACGTACTCGCTGAGGTCACGCGGCCCTCGGCTGTGATCCTTGTAGCCGGGGCCTTCGAAGTCGAACTCCTCTCCGGCGACGTTCAGCCGTCCGCGCACCCGGCAGTGCTGATTGTGGTGGAGGTTGCCCCAGTGAACCGATCGGTGGTTGAGGAGATCGGTCGTGGCTTCGAAGGTGAGCTCGATCCTCGCGCCCGACGGCACTCCGTCGGTTGCGAGCCGGGTGCGGTTCTCCTCGCGGGTCACGAGACGGCACGCGCCGTCGAGGCGAAGCGTCCAGCGCTTCAGCGGCTCTTCCCACGTCATGCCCAGGACTTCGCATCCGGTAGAGCGCGGACGCGCCGGCCGGCCGTAGTGCTTCGCCATGAGCACCCTGCCGTCGGGCAGCGAGCATGCGATCGTGCTCCGCCACACGGTCGAGTCGAAGAAGGTAGTCCCTTGATGCATGTACACGCCGATCTGGCGGACGGGGTCGAACGCGCACCAGAGGTACGTCTCGCTCCACATGGGAATCGAACGCGGTTCGGTGGGGAGATCGTCGAGCGGGTCGGTCACGATCTCCCATGAGTTATCGGACGTCATGCCTTCACCCCCAAGTACAGCTCGGTGATCGCGCCGGCTCCGCCGACGCCGTCGATCGTTCCAGACGCCGCGACGCGGCCGTGCTCGAGCAAGTAGACGCGGTCGACGACTTCGGCGATGAGATGCGGGCTCTGCTCGACGAGCAGGAGCGCGACGCCGCGCTCGCGGTTGAAGCGCCGGAGACCCGCGAGGAGCTCTTGCGTCATCAGCGGGGAGAGCCCGTCCGACATCTCGTCGACCATGAGCACGGTCGGGCCGCACATCAGGGCCCGCCCGATCGCGAGCATCTGCTGCTCGCCGCCGGACAGGCTTCCGGCGCGCTGCCGCAATCGCTCCCCGAGCACCGGGAACAGCGAGAGAACCTCTTCGCGGTTGGCGCCGTTCGCACGGCCGGCCAACGCTGCCGCATCGAGGTTCTCCGCCACGGTCATCGGTCCGAATACGTGCCGCCCCTCCAGGACGTGCGCCAGCCCGAGACCGACGCGCCGCCAGGGCGGGGAACGCGTGACGTCCACGTCCGCGAGGGCAACGGATCCTCTCCAGCATGGGAGCGTCCCCGCGAGCGCGCGGAGGAGCGTCGTCTTGCCAGCGCCGTTGGCTCCCAGGATGCCTACGACCTCGGCGCGGCCGACCTCGATCGAGACGTCGGACAGGATCGGCGCATCGACGTAGCCGGTGGTGATGCCCGACGCGCGGAGCGATGCGCTCATACCGGCGACGCTCCCAGATAGACCTCGATAACCACGGGGTCGCGCTGGATCTCTTCCGGCGGGCCTTGCGCGACGATACGTCCGCTCGCAAGGACGTACACCCAGTCGCAGAGCTCCATCACGAAGCCGACGTTGTGAGCGACGACCAGGATCGTTCGCCCTTCTCCGCGTAGTCCGGCGAGAGTCGTGACGAGTCTGGCCGTCTCGGCAGGGTCGAGCCCGGTCGTTGGCTCGTCGAGCAGCATGATCGCGGGCGCCAGCGTGAGGACGCCGGCGAGCTCCACGAACCGCGCGATGCCGAACGAGAGGCCGCGCACGACCTCGTGCCGATGCGCGGCGAGGCCAAAGCGGTCCAGCGTTTCTCCGACGCGTTCTCGGACCCGCCTTTCTTCGCGCGCCCATCTCCACGGCCGGAGCATCGGGTCGAGGAATCCGTACCCCGTCCTAAGGAACTGACCCGCCATGACGTTCGTCTCGACCGTTTGGTCCATCATCAGGCCGAGGTTCTGGAAGCTCCGACCAGCGCCCAGCCGTGCTCGCTCGTGCGGCTGCAAGCCGGTGACGTCCCGGCCACGGAGGAACACCCGCCCGCCGTCCAGCGGCTGCAGGCCCGATACCGCGTTGAAGAGCGTCGACTTGCCCGCCCCGTTCGGCCCGATCAGGCCCACGATCTTGCCTTCCGGCACCGTGAGCGACACGCAGTCGACGGCGGCCAGGCCGTCGAAGTGGACGGTGACGTCCTCCGTGACCAGGAGATCAGTCACGCGAGCTCCCTGTGCCGGTGGCCGGACGGCGGACGGGGGCGTCGCGGGTTTCCAGCGCCTCGGCTACGGCGGCGCCGATACGGTCCGCCATACGAACCTCGGCGCGCGCGATCGCATCCCGGAGCACAAAGCAGACGCCGACGATGATGAGCGCGAGACCACCGAGAGCGCCGGAGATCAGATGCTGGATCTGGATCCATACCTGGTCGGTGTTACCCGAGTAGTACCACCCGAGCCCGATGGCCACCGCGCCTTCGCCGATGAGCAACGCCCCGATCACGAGCGAGACGGAGAGCTTTCCCTGCCCGCGTGGACGGCCTTGCTCCTCGGTACCTGATCCGTCTCCGGACGCCGCCTGCTCGCCGCCGGAAAGAACTCGGAGCTTTCGCATCATCTGCCTCCCTACGCCGTTGAGTCCGGCCGGGTGTCTCGTGAGCATGAACAGCAGACCGATCGGTCCTCCGTATGCGACCGCCGGCCCGAGATCGGATACGAGATACGGAAGCCCTTGGAGCAAAGCGGCGGCAACGAGGACGCCGCCGACCGAGCCAGCTCCCGCGAGCACGACGGCAACCAGATAGTCGAACCCGAGCGTGAGCGGAAACGTCTGCGCGACGACGAGCGAGAGCCAGATCGACGTCAGTCCTCCGGCAAGGCCGGCGAGCGCTCCCGCGATCGCGTACGCGCCGATGCGGTATCGGTCGACCGGCACACCGAACGCGGCCGCCGCATCTCGATTGGTGCGGATCCATAGGAACGACCGCGCGACCTTCGAACGATGGAGCGCGCGCATCGCCAGCACCGTGAACGTGAAGAGGATCGCGAGCACGGGATAGAGGGAGCGACTGTCGTCGAAGGCGATCGGACCCAGCGTTGCGTCGCTCACGCGGACGCTGCCGTCGCCCACGATCCACGGGCGCGTGAAGAAGAACCGATCGATTGCGATCCCGCTCGCGAGCGTGACGATCGCCACGTAGAGGCCGCGCGCACGGAAGGCCGGAAGCGCGATAACGGCACCCGAGAGCGCGCCAACCGCGATCGCGACGGGGATAAGGACGATCGGCGAGATGCGACCGTGGAAGCTGATCTGCGCCAGAACGAACGCGGGGAGCCCGACGATCCCCGCGTGTCCGAGCGACAGCTCTCCCGTCCAGTTCACCAGCACGTGGAGCCCCATTGCCGCGATCGCGAAGATCAGAACGAGGCCGAGCTTGAACACGGACGACTCCGACATCATGGGAGGCATGAGCACAAGAGCCGCGGCTCCGGCGACGTACACGATGGGCCGAAAGGCCTCGGTGGCAGCGGCGGTACCGAGCGGCGTCCGCCAGACCGGAACGGCCGCCGTGCTCGAGCCTCGGAGCAACGCCGGCTTCCACAAAGCGGCTCCGCCGAGCGCGAGGAGGGCGACGGCGACGGTGACCCCGAATAGGGCTGCCATCAGTACTCCGTCCGCAACAGTCCAGTGGGGCGAACGAGCAACACGACCATGATGAGACCGGCGATCGTCAACTCGGTGAGACCGGGGGTGCTGACCGTGTAGCCGAGGACGCCCTCTGAGACGCCGAGCAGCACGCCGGCGCCGAAGGCGCCGTGTATATTCGTCAGTCCGCCGAGGAGAGCAGCCGCGAGTCCGCGGACGAGCAGCGCGGTCATGAAGAACACGTGGAAGACGACGAGCGAGGAGACCAGGATCGCTGAGATCCCGGAGAGGGCCCCGGCGAGCGCCCACGAGGCAATCGACACGGCGTTCGTATTGATTCCGATCTGACCCGCCGCGTACGGGTCGATGGCCGTCGCTCGCATCCGGACCCCGAACGACGTGCGGTTGTAGAGCAAGGTCAGCCCCAGCAAGACGACGATCGCCGTGAGCACGATCAAGAGCTGGGTCGGCTTGATCGTGAGCCCAAGAAGGTGCGGCCCCTCACCGCCGACGATGGGATCGATGAACCGGGGTTGGACGCCGTAGCGGCGGCTCGCGAAGACGAGCAGCAAGCCGGCGAGCCCGAACGTCGCGACCAGGAGCGTCACCCGCGGCTGATCGCGAAGAGGACGAACGACGAGCCACTCGGTCACTGCCCCCAGCCCGACCGACACCGCGACCCCCACGACGAGCGCAAGTGCAAGCGGATGCCCGTTGTCGAACCACAGCTCTGAGAACACGAACGCGCCGAGCATGCCGATCTCGCCGTGCGCGAAGTTCACCACCCGAGTCGATCGATAGACGACGACCAAGCCGACGGCGAAGATCCCGTAGATCATGCCGACGAACGCCCCGTTCAGGATCGCCGTCGACATCGCGGCTCCTAGAACTGCTCGGCCGGCGGGCCGAGGCTCTGCCAGGTCCAGTCCGAAGTCCGGCAGCAGATCACCGGGAACACGGCGTTCGTTCCGTAGTTACGGCCGGGCGCCCAGGTGAGCGTCGGGAAGGCACCGGTCGCGAAGTTCTTGGTGGACTCGATCCCTTTGATCATCGTCCCTCTCGTCGGATGGGCGCCGGCGGCGAGGAGGACGCGTTCGAGGACGAGACCGTTCGCGTAGAAGAGGAATCGCTCCGCCGGCAGCGGACCGCCCTTGCCGTACTGCTCCGCCTTGGCGTTGAAGGCAGCGAACGACGGTGTGTCGACGGCAGCGTACGGCCGTACCCAGTACGCGCCGGCGGCCAAGTCGCGCGCGACGCTGGAGACGATGTCGAGGGTCAGGCCGTACATCGACGCCCACTGCGGCTCGAAGTTGATCGCTTGCGCGTCTCGCAGGATCCCGACCGCTTCGAGGATCGCCGACAGGGC is part of the Actinomycetota bacterium genome and encodes:
- a CDS encoding ABC transporter ATP-binding protein produces the protein MSASLRASGITTGYVDAPILSDVSIEVGRAEVVGILGANGAGKTTLLRALAGTLPCWRGSVALADVDVTRSPPWRRVGLGLAHVLEGRHVFGPMTVAENLDAAALAGRANGANREEVLSLFPVLGERLRQRAGSLSGGEQQMLAIGRALMCGPTVLMVDEMSDGLSPLMTQELLAGLRRFNRERGVALLLVEQSPHLIAEVVDRVYLLEHGRVAASGTIDGVGGAGAITELYLGVKA
- a CDS encoding branched-chain amino acid ABC transporter permease, producing MSTAILNGAFVGMIYGIFAVGLVVVYRSTRVVNFAHGEIGMLGAFVFSELWFDNGHPLALALVVGVAVSVGLGAVTEWLVVRPLRDQPRVTLLVATFGLAGLLLVFASRRYGVQPRFIDPIVGGEGPHLLGLTIKPTQLLIVLTAIVVLLGLTLLYNRTSFGVRMRATAIDPYAAGQIGINTNAVSIASWALAGALSGISAILVSSLVVFHVFFMTALLVRGLAAALLGGLTNIHGAFGAGVLLGVSEGVLGYTVSTPGLTELTIAGLIMVVLLVRPTGLLRTEY
- a CDS encoding ABC transporter ATP-binding protein → MTDLLVTEDVTVHFDGLAAVDCVSLTVPEGKIVGLIGPNGAGKSTLFNAVSGLQPLDGGRVFLRGRDVTGLQPHERARLGAGRSFQNLGLMMDQTVETNVMAGQFLRTGYGFLDPMLRPWRWAREERRVRERVGETLDRFGLAAHRHEVVRGLSFGIARFVELAGVLTLAPAIMLLDEPTTGLDPAETARLVTTLAGLRGEGRTILVVAHNVGFVMELCDWVYVLASGRIVAQGPPEEIQRDPVVIEVYLGASPV
- a CDS encoding branched-chain amino acid ABC transporter permease, whose product is MAALFGVTVAVALLALGGAALWKPALLRGSSTAAVPVWRTPLGTAAATEAFRPIVYVAGAAALVLMPPMMSESSVFKLGLVLIFAIAAMGLHVLVNWTGELSLGHAGIVGLPAFVLAQISFHGRISPIVLIPVAIAVGALSGAVIALPAFRARGLYVAIVTLASGIAIDRFFFTRPWIVGDGSVRVSDATLGPIAFDDSRSLYPVLAILFTFTVLAMRALHRSKVARSFLWIRTNRDAAAAFGVPVDRYRIGAYAIAGALAGLAGGLTSIWLSLVVAQTFPLTLGFDYLVAVVLAGAGSVGGVLVAAALLQGLPYLVSDLGPAVAYGGPIGLLFMLTRHPAGLNGVGRQMMRKLRVLSGGEQAASGDGSGTEEQGRPRGQGKLSVSLVIGALLIGEGAVAIGLGWYYSGNTDQVWIQIQHLISGALGGLALIIVGVCFVLRDAIARAEVRMADRIGAAVAEALETRDAPVRRPATGTGSSRD